In the genome of Candidatus Electrothrix rattekaaiensis, the window CTCTGCACGGATTTGTCTTTTTTCCGGGCATGGGTTTTCCGCTCCAGATTGCCAGTGCCACCTCTAGGCAGTTGGTGGACGAGGCTATGGAAGGCGATCAGATGATCGGGTTGGTACTCTGTCATAAAAAACAGGTGGGGAATAACGATACCATCTCCAGTGCTGATCTGCATCGAGTCGGTGCAGTGGGCTATGTTCACAAGGTGTCAACCACTGAAGAGGGCTATTATCAGGTCCTGGTCAGCGGTATTCATAAGCTCAGTGTTGATAAGTTCACCGCAGAAATGCCATATATTAAAGGTGAGATCAGCATTCTTCCGATGGAGGTGAATGACGGGGATCGCGAGACTGAGGCCTTGGTTCTCGGTATTCGTAATGAGTTTAAAAAACTCGGCGAGCTGATCAATCTGCCTGCGGAAATCATGGCCACTATGGATGCGATCTCTGATCCCTTTCATGTTGGCTATCTGGTCTCTTCTCAGTTGAACCTTAGGGTGAATAAGGAGCAAGAAATCCTTGAGATCGTCGAGGTTAACCTGTTGCTGCATCGAGTGGCTCGTGAATTGAACAGGCGGGTGAACACCGCTGAGATGAGCAATAAGTTGCAGGAAGATATCAAGAAGGATATGGATGGCAAGCAGCGGGAATTTTTTCTCCGCCAGCAGATGCAGGCCATTCGTAAGGAGTTGGGTGAAGAATCTGACGGCAAGGTGGAGCTTCAGGAACTGCGGGAACGGGCTGCCGAGTCCGGTTTGAGCGAGGAAGCGAACAAGGCCGTGGAAAAAGAGCTGACGCGTCTGGATCGAATTTCTCCTTCTTCCCCGGAATATTCTGTTTCCCGTAATTATATCGACTGGATTCTGGATTTGCCTTGGAGCACATCCTCTGATGATACCTTGGATTTGGACAAGGCGGAGAGTGATCTGGAAGAGGAGCATTACGGACTTGAAAAGATCAAGAAGCGGATTCTGGAATTCTTGGCTGTGCGCAAGCTGAAAAACGATATCCACGGCCCGATTCTCTGTCTGGCTGGCCCTCCAGGAGTGGGAAAGACCTCTTTGGGCCAATCCATTGCCCGCACTATGAATCGAAAGTTTTCCCGTATGGCCCTGGGCGGTATGCGTGACGAGGCCGAAATTCGTGGCCATCGGCGAACCTACATCGGTGCGTTGCCTGGTCGGATTATCCAGAATCTGAAAAAGGTGGGCACGAATAATCCGGTTATCCTTTTGGATGAGATCGATAAACTGGGCAATGATTTTCGCGGCGATCCCGCTTCCGCCCTGCTGGAGGTACTGGACCCAGAGCAGAACTCGACCTTTACCGATCATTACCTGGATATTGAATTTGATCTGTCCAAGGTCATGTTTATCGCCACCGCTAATATGCTGGAGACCATTCCCGGTCCTCTGCGGGACAGGATGGAAGTGGTGCAGCTCTCCAGTTACACGGAAGATGAAAAGCTGGCCATTGCCCGCAAATATTTGCTGAAAAAGCAGCTCAAGGAGCATGCGCTTACAGCAGAAAATTTGGAAATGGATGACGAGGCCCTGCTGGCCGTTATCCGCTCCTATACCAGAGAAGCGGGTGTGCGTAATCTGGAGCGTCAACTGGCGGCTATCTGTCGTGGGGTTGCGGCGAATCTCGCCCGAGGTCGGACCGAGAAAACCGTGGTTACGGCGGATAATCTGTACGACTTCCTCGGGGTGGTGAGTTACACCTCTGAAATGAAGGCACGCACTTGGGGGCCGGGACTCTCCACCGGTCTGGCTTGGACCCCAGTGGGTGGTCAGATCCTCTTTATCGAGACTTCCAAGATGAAGGGCAAAGGCGGGCTTGCTTTAACCGGGAAGCTCGGCGATGTGATGAAGGAATCCGCTTCTGCGGCCCTGACCTATATTCGCTCCAACGCGCACTCCTTGAGCGTTGACGAGGATGTTTTTTCGCAGATTGATCTCCATGTCCATGTGCCGGACGGCGCAACACCCAAGGACGGTCCTTCCGCTGGTGTGGCTATGGTCAGTTCTCTGATTTCGGTGATCAGTGACCGGACAGTGCGTCAGGATGTGGCCATGACCGGAGAAATTACCCTGCGCGGCGATGTCCTGCCTGTGGGCGGTATCGCGGAAAAAGTCCTGGCTGCCTTACGCGCTGGCATCAATGAACTGGTCCTGCCGGTTCTCAATGAAAAGGATGTGCTGGAGATTCCGGAAGAGGTCCGTGAAGGCGTTATTTTCCATTATCCGCACACCATTGAAGAAGCTCTGGGGTTTGTTCTGGAGAAAGAAACGGATAATACATAATGCTTGGTTGGTTTAAGAAAAAACTCTCGGGAAGGAAAGAAGAGGCAGCGGTTGAGGAGACCGCTGCTCAAGCCGATGTTGGGATCGCGGCTGCTGAGGAACCTGCAACCTCTGCTGCAACAGCAGAGAAAAAACCGGAGCAAGAGGCGGACAAAACGGTTCCGGCTGCCGAACCTGCTTTGTCGGCAACGGCGGAAGCCAAAGCCGAGGCGGAACCTCCGGCTGAAGGACATGCTGGCGGGCAGGAGCAGGAAAAACCGCAGCGTTCGATGTTTAGGCGTTTGCAGGAGCGGCTGGGAAAAAGCCGGAATCACTTTGTTCATCGCCTGGACACGCTCTTTCGCGGGAGAAAAGAGATTGATCAGGAGCTGTTTGATGAACTGGAAGAAATCCTGATCACGGCTGATCTCGGAGTGAACACGGCAATGGAATTGCTGGATGAGGCCAAGAGCAGTGTGAAACGCCAGGATCTCAGTGATCCCCAAGCCCTAAAAAAAGTGCTGCGCGACAAGATTCTTTCTTTTCTCCAAGAATCTTCTCAACCGGCGGAACTGGTTCTGCCAGACTCGGGCCCCTTTGTCATTATGGTGGTCGGTGTCAACGGGGTGGGCAAGACCACCTCCATTGGCAAGATCGCTGCCAAGTTTGCCAAGGCAGGGCAATCTGTGCTCCTGGTGGCTGGTGATACCTTCAGGGCAGCGGCCATTGATCAGCTCAAGATCTGGGGTGATCGTGTCGGAGTGGAGGTGGTTGCCGGACCGCCGAAATCCGATCCTTCCTCTGTCGTTTTTGACGGAGTGGCCAAAGGTGTGGCCAAGGATTATGATGTGGTCATTATCGATACTGCCGGTCGTCTGCACACCTCTGTCAACCTGATGGCAGAGCTGAAAAAGATTAAGCGGGTGGTTGGGAAGAACCTATCAACTGCTCCCCACGAGGTGATGTTGGTGGTTGATGCCACCACGGGCCAGAATGCGATTTCCCAGGCCAAGATGTTTAATGAAGCTGTGGGCATTACTGGCCTGACTCTGACCAAACTGGACGGCACAGCCAAGGGCGGTATTGTCGCCAATATTTGTCATGAATTAAAAATCCCGGTTCGTTTTATCGGCATCGGTGAGCAGGTCGAAGACCTGCGGGATTTTGATCCTGAAGAGTTTGTTGATGCCCTGTTCAGCGTAGAGGAGGGGAGTTAATCCACTGATCAGACTCCCTGATCTCCTCTCCCGACCCCTGCAACCTTTTCCCTGCCTTCCCTCATGCAACGCCAGTACAGCTATAATAGCAACCAGCCGGGCTGCGGCGGTTGTCTTCTTATCGTCATCCTCATCCTGCTGGCCACCGGTGGCTGGCAGGCTGTGGGGAGTTTTTTTTCCGTTCTTATCTACTCCGGTCTGTTCGCGGTATTAGCTCTCGTTGTGGCCTTTTTCGGTTTTACCCGATATATCCAGAGCCGAGCCGCAGCCTATGCGCAATCCCAGACCGAAAGTCATAATCGCTTTGTCTTTCTTCTGGTCAATATCTTGGTCTGTGTCGCCAAGGTAGACGGCCATTTCACCAAATCCGAGTTGCGGACCATGCTGAACTTTTTTCAGCACTCGCTCCATTATAATCAGGACCAGATGTATTGGGTCAAACAGCTGATTAAGGATGCCCGTGATGATGAGCAGGATCTGGATGCTTTGCTGACAGAATTTCGCAACAGTTTTGCTTATGAGCCCCGCCTGATCCTGCTGGAGCTGATCTATCAGTTGATCTTTGCCAAGAAACCGGTCAATGAAGGAGAGCTTAATCTTGCCCGCAAGATTGGGCAATTTCTCGGTATTCGGGAGTATGAGCGACAGACTATTGAAAATAAATACCGCTATGGACATCAGTACCAGCGTGGGGCTGCTGGCGGTGGTGCGCCTTCCGAGCAGCAGTATTACGCCGTGCTCGGGGTGACTTCCGGGGCGGAATTTCCCGAGATTAAAAAGGCCTATCGTAAGCTCTCTATGCAGTATCACCCGGATAAGGTAGCCCATTTAGGTGATGAGTTCAAGGGGGTTGCTGAGGAGAAGATGAAGGAAATTAATGCGGCGTATGATTATTTTCGGAAGAAGTATGATGGGAGTTAGGTGATGGATGAGGAAGTCTATTCCGACTGTTTCGAGGTGTATTTTTTTGATGAGAAAGTCTAATTTTTTGATTTAAAAGTCCACTGGATAGATTAAGAAGTCCAGTGATTGGACTTTCTTATCTAAAATTTGGATTTGGTTGTCTGAAGATTTGATCCTGAAATCGAAGTTTTTGATTTTTTTGTTGAGATACTTGACGGGGTGATGGTGGAATGTGATCTGGCTATCAGTAGAGCCTCGTATCATGCTATGAATTGTAAGATGGAAAAATTCTCCAAAAGCTGGAAGTTGGCTTGGTGAGCTGCAAAGAGAGCAAGAAGATATATAGAGCCATTTATGAACCGACAGGAATATTTTAATTTCATTGAAGAGAAGCTTTCATTCCTTGCATTCCGTATTGAGATGCGAGGTGGGTTAAATATTTTAGATTTAAATTTGCATTCTGAGAATTTTTATCTACATTTCTTTAATTTGCTTTTTGATTGGAATCTTAAGAATTTGAATACGGTAGAGAAAAATTCTGCTGGTATTGATCTGATTGATACTGCAAATAAAATTATTGTCCAAGTCTCTGCTACAGCAACAAGACAGAAGGTTGAATCTGCTCTTTCAAAAGATCTTTTGAAATACAGTGGCTATAATTTCAAGTTTATATCAATTTCTAAAGATGCCAAAAGATTACGAGAGCAAACATTTTCTAATCCCCATAATTTGACATTTTCGCCTGCCACGGATATTTTTGATACTTCATCTCTCTTGAGCATTATCAGTACTATGGATATTGACCAGCAGAGAGGGATCTATAACTTTTTAAAAAAAGAACTCAGATCTGAACCGGATCCTAAAAAAATTGAGTCAAATCTAACGACAATCATTAAAATCCTTTCCAAGGAAGATTGGAGTCAGGGAACGATGGGTTTTGAAATAATACCGTATGATATTGAGATAAAGATTTTCTATAATCAGTTAGAGAAAGCCAAGGTACTTATAGACGATTATAAGGTTCATTATCATCGAATAGATAAAGTTTATTCAGAATTTGATAAACAAGGCGTGAATAAAAGCATTTCTATTTTAAATGGTATCCGAACAGAATATCTTGCTTTAGGAAAAAATTTGTCCCCGGATCATTGTTTTTTTTCTATTATTGATAAAGTCATCCACAAGATCCGGGAGAGTGCTAATTATACAGCTATTCCTGATGAGGAACTTACGTTATGTGTTCAAATTCTTGTCGTTGATGCTTTTATACGATGCAAAATTTTCAAAAATCCCTCAGGAGGTGGTTCATGCTGATTCCTGATAATATTCATCCAGAACAGACCATATATTTTAATGGTGCTTTTGTATTGAAAACAATTCAAAAACATCGAATGATGGATATGCTTGAGTTATATGTACAGACAAGATCTGAACGAAACATGACAATGCCGGTGTTTATGCTATGTATTGACTGGCTTTATCTCCTTAATCTAGTAACGTTAAACGATAAAGGAATGGTGGAATTATGTTCCTGAAGTCACTAACCATAACCCGTGGGGATGGAAGCATAATTCGAGACATCCCTTTTCATTCGGGTCTTAATTTTATTGTTGACGAAACACCTATAGAGAGCGGTAAAGAAACAGGAAACAATGTTGGTAAGACAACGGTTTTAAAACTGGTTGATTTCTGTCTTGGTGCCAAGGCCAAGGGGATATATTCAGATCAAGAAAACAAACGGAATGAATATAAACTTGTCAAAGATTTCCTTGTGGAAAATCAAGTGATGGTTTCGCTTCTTCTTAAAGAAGATCTTTTTCAAGAAGCATCTCGGGAAGTGCTTATCGAACGTAATTTTCTGTACCGTAAAAATAAAATACAGCGTATAGACGGTCAAGATAAAAAAAATGATGAGTTTGAAGAAGCACTCACCGACCTCCTTTTCCCAGGACATTATGGCAAAAAACCGACATTTCGCCAAATAATTGCACATAATATTCGCTATGAAGATTTAAGCATCAATAATACGTTAAAAAATCTGGATCGCTATACTCGGGATGATGAGTATGAGACACTCTACCTCTTTCTTTTTGGCTGTGATTTTGAACAAGGAGATACCAAACAAGCATTACGTGCTCAAATTAATCTCGAAGAGAACTTTCGGAAACGTCTTGAGTCTGAACAAACAAAATCAGGATATGAAGCGGCGTTAAATCTTATTCAAACGGACATTGATGAACTCGAACGTCAAAAGGCATCACTCAATCTCAATCCAAATTTTGAATCTGATTTGGAGAAACTTAACCAAATTAAATACCAAATAAATCTTGCTTCATCCGAAATAGGCAGGCTTGAGCTTCGTAAAGAATTGATTTTGGAAGCTCAAAAAGATATGCAAGCAAGTAAATCCCATATAGACTTGCAGCAGTTACAACAACTGTATCAGCAGGCGAGTTCTTTAGTGAACGGACTCCAAAAAACTTTTCAAGATCTTTATGAGTTCCACAACCGAATGGTGGAGTCTAAGACTGAGTTCGTTGCAAAGGATTTGCCTGAAATTGATGCAAAACTTGCCATAAAGCGTCAACACTTAAACCGTCTCCTGGCCGAAGAAAAAGAATTAAGTAGAGTTATTATTAGAAGTGATTCCTTTAATGTACTTGAGCAATTGATTGTAGCTCTTAACACCAAATACCAAAAAAAAGGTGACTACGAAAACACATTGCGTCAATTAAATTCTGTAGAGTCAAAGCTGGATGAACTGAACAATGATCTCATTAAAATTGATGATGAACTTTTTTCAGATGAATTTTATTTGAAAATTAAAGGTCAGCTAAACGAATTTAACAAATATTTCTCCTCTGTATCGAATGAGTTGTACAATGAAAAATATGCATTGAAAGTAGATCCAAAAACAGTAAAAGGTCGCAGGGTCTATGAATTCACTGCATTTAATCTTAATTTTAGCTCAGGAAAAAAACAAGGGGAAATATCTTGCTTTGATATAGCATATACACTCTTTGCTGATGAGGAGAATATTCCTTGTATGCATTTCTTGCTTAACGATAAAAAAGAGTTGATGCATGGTAATCAGCTCATAAAAATTGCTAAGCTAGTCAATGCAAAAGGAATACAATTTGTTGCTTCAATTTTAAAAGATAAACTGCCAGAAGAATTGAATAGAGACGAATACGTGATTTTGAAATTATCACAAAGTGATAAGTTTTTTAGAATTGAATCCTAGTCGACGAGGATGCGTCTCCGTATCATGTAATGGAAACTCTATGGGATTCTTTTTTACACGACGAAGCCGATATTGAATTTCCAGAATGGCATAAGGATATTTTGTCCGACAGAAAAGAAAATCGAAGAAGGCAAGGCCGAATTTGTTTCGATTAAAGAGTTGAGATCTGATAGTCGGCTATGAAGATTAAAGATGTTCTTGTCTCTGAAAGAAGCCGTAGCCGACTTGAACGACGACGCACAACCCTAACTTGCCCAACTCTGTATCACATATCCCCCCCCGAAAATTATCCCCTCCTCATTACAACGAAAAACAATCTGGACCGCGACGATATTAGACTTGTCTCTTTCTTCAAATGAGTTAAATTGCCAAGGGAAAATAAAATGGAAAAACCGTGGGTTGAGTAAATTTTATACAATTCAACCTGAATAAACCCAATTCGGTGGATAATAGTGTATCGTCGTAATGCAGTATTTGTTGTTACAGAAGAACATTCCTGTCCTTTGTATCAGGTGGGAGATGAATGTATCATACGTGATTCAACAATCTCGGCAGGTCAGAACAAGGAACTCTGCGTGTGGCTGGTGCAGGAGCTGTTAACAGCAATGCGCGACAGCAATCTCCTGAAGCGCCGTTTTACACATCCGGGAGCAAGGCAAATTAAATTTGAGTGCGGCGGATGTACCGGGTTGGTTCGATTTGAATACAAAAAGGAGACCTCCTATTCAACCCTACAGATGAATCTTCTTGAGGCATCAAAAAAACGTGCAAAAAATCAACTTGTCGGGAAGTTCTTCGGTCTTCTTAGGGAGATGAAACTCTTTGAACCCCTTGACGATTTCGATCTACAGGATCTGGCTCTCCTGATGAAGTTGGAAAAATATCCGGCAAATAATATACTTCTTGAAGCCGGTACGGTGGGTACGCATTTTTATGTCGTTTTATCTGGAGAAGTGAATGTAGTACGGGACGATAACGGGGTGATTGCCGAACTCGGGCCCGGAGATATTTTTGGCGAGATGAGTCTTCTTTCTGGCGAATCGACCTATTCTTCGGTGCATTCAAAAACACCGGTGGAACTGGCCACATTAAAAGCGATAGAATTTAAACGGATACTTTCACTCTATCCGGTTTTGCAGGTTTTTTTCTATCGGGTTCTTGTTGAGCGTGTGCAGAAGAACGCTATTCTGGCCGGAAACATCACTTCCGGCATGAACGGTGAACTCTCGGATATCAACGCGGTGGAACTTTTTCAATTGATCAATTCCGGCGGTAAAACCGGGAGGATTGATCTTGTTTTTGATGAATGCAGGGGGCGTGTTCTGTTTAATGCAGGAGAAATAGTTTATTGCAAATGCGGTGAATATGAAGGGAAAAATGCTATTTTTTATATACTCGCAAAAAAAGAAGGCCAGTTCGCCTATGTCAAGGGGATCTCTGAGGAGGAAAAAGAATTGCCGGTTCTGGGAGGATTTATGGGCCTGATCATGGAGGGTTTACATCGTATAGACGAAAATGAAGCTGGAGAAGAGGGACGGGATGTCTTATGAACAAGCCCTCTGCATTAGTAGTGCAAACGTGTTGCAAAAGGAGAGAGACTGAACTGTGGAGAGCCCGCACTTGGTAGCTCTGGTAAGCCTTTAGAGAATTACCAAGGTTATCCCGCGATTGCCTCTGTTGAGGTCACTGTGCTGACGAAGAAAGGGGAAACGACGCACCATGTTGCGTCCGGGGCCGTTGCCGGTGCTGAAGTTCTCACCGTCTAACACATCGTTAATCTCGCCGCGATATTTGAGATATTGCAATTTCTCCCGAATTTCTTCCCTGATTACACCGCCGCGACCTGATGAACCGTAACCGTGGATCAGCGTGAGCACGCGGCATCTTTCTTTTCTGGCCTGCTCCAGTTCTCGTTCAAGTCGCCCCAAGGCCTGCTCCACAGTGGGCATGCCCCGTTTCAGTTTGACCTCCCGGTGTGGAATGCCCCGTCCAGAGGGAGAGAATTTCAGCTCGGACTCGCAAAAAGGACAACGGCTGATACCCGAGTCCACCTCGTTGCCGCAGACCTCACAAAAAAGCTGCATCTCACCCTACCGCCTGCGCACTTCGATCATATCCGGCATCTGCTGGAGATGGATCAGTAATTTTTGCAGATGGTCTGTGTCGGTAATTTCGAGAACAACGCGGAACTCAGCAATATTCTCCGCATTTGTCCGAGAACTGAACTCAACAACATCGGCATCATCACTGGAGATTAATGAGCTGATATCTGCCAGCAGGTTTTTTCTGTCTTCGGCGCGTAAAAAGAGTTCGGTTCGGTGTCTGCCCTGCATATTGCTGGACCAGTTGACTTCAACCCAGCGAGTCGGATCTGTGGCCAGCAGGCTGGGGCAATCGGCCTTATGCACGGAGATTCCCACCCCGGTGGTGATAAAACCGATAACCTCGTCGCCCGGCACCGGCTTACAGCATTGGCTGATTTTGATCAGCATATCATCAACACCGTCAATCTGGACCGCACCTTTGGCCGTCGGCGCAGGCTGCTGCGGCCCCGCCTCAACGAACTGCTCCGGCAGCTCTTCTTCCCGGCTCTGCTCTTCCTGCTGTTGCAGTTCTTTGGGGAGCAGGGCACGTTCAAGATGGCGGAATGTAATTGCTCCGGTTCCCGTCTTGGCCAGCATGTCATCCAGAGAGTTACAGCGCAACTCTTGTAACAAGAGACGAATATGGCCGCTCTTTATCAGTTTTTTCAGGCTGGTGCCAAGCTGCTTCAGCCCCCGTTCACAGATCTCGCGTCCTTCCTCTAGAGTCTTTTCTTTTTCCTCCCGCCGTAGCCATTGCCGGATCTTTGCTCTGGCCCGACTGGTCTTGACCAGTTGCAGCCATGCCTGCTTGGGATGCTGATTTTTTGAGGTGATGATTTCGACAATGTCGCCGTTCTGCAATTCATATTTGAGTTGCACCAGACGACCGTTCACTCTGGCACCGGTACATCGGTCGCCGACAGCAGTATGGATGGCATAGGCAAAATCAATAGGCGTGGACCCTCTGGGCATCTCGCGTACTTCGCCTGTCGGGGTCAGGGCGTACACATCCGGGTCAAAAAGCTCGCCGCGCACCGAGTCAAGAAATTCGCCGGGATCTTCAACTTCCTGAAGACTTTTGACCAGTTTCTTGAGATCCTTGAAAAGGCGGGCATCCCGGGAGTTGATCTTCTGCCCTTCTTTATAGGCCCAGTGGGCCGCAACACCTTCCTGCGCCACCCTGTCCATTTCTTCCGTGCGGATCTGGATCTCGATGAAATGGCCACCGGGTCCGGCCACCGTGGTGTGCAGCGACTGGTAGTTGTTGGATTTAGGCGCGGAAATGAAATCCTTGATTCGACCCGGAACCGGTGTCCAGTTGCCATGAATGGTGCCCAAGGCCTCGTAGCACTCTTTGACCGTGTTCACGATAATACGAAAAGCCACCTTATCGTACACCTGCTCAATGGGAATATTCTGGACAATCAGCTTTTTATAAATGGAATACAAATGCTTGGGCCGTCCTATGACCCGAACTGGAATGACCTGGTTCTTTTTCAACTTTTTGCGGAGAATACCGATGACCTCATCGACATACTTTTCCCGTTCTCCCAGGGTGCTGACCAGATGGCCCATCAACTCCTTATATTCCGCCGGAAAAAGGTACTGAAACGAGAGATCCTCAAGCTCCCGCTTGAGCCAGTCTATACCGAGCCGGCTAGCCAGCGGCGCATAGAGGTCCATGGTTTCCCGAGACAGCTGCCGCTGTTTTTTTTCGCTTTCCTGATGGAGGAGGAGCATGTCATGCAGGCGATCGGCAAGCTTGACCAGGAGAACTCGGATATCCGATCCCATAGCCAGGAACAGTTTGCGGATGTTTTCCGCCTGATAGGCCATTTTGGAATCATAGCGGACATTGGTTATCTTTGTGGTTCCGTTGATAATATTGGCTACGTCATGGCCGAATTTTCCTTCCAGCTCCTCCGGTGTCGCAACACCTTCCTTCAAGACTCCGTGGAGCAGGCTTGCAATGATCGTATCCAGATCCAAATGCATGGAGGCCACAGTATTGGCCACGTTCAGCAGATGGCTGATATACGATCTTCCCGAGGAGTGGAGAAGTACCCTGTGCCGTTCAACGGCAAAGGTATAGGCATCCTCAAGATTACCCAGATCATCCTCGGAAAGGTATTCGCCTGCCGTGTTTTTCAGTTCGTCAAAATCAACCATTTTTATCAGGATTATCAGAAAACGGGAAACGTTTATCCGCAGCTTGTTATTAAAGGGCGTTCAGCTCATCTCGGATGAAGGTGGTTATTGTTGATGCGGCCTGTTCATAGGCAAGCAGGGTGGTTGTGCCGTCGCGTCGTGTCCGCAACTCCACCTGTCCTTCTTTTTCCCAGGTTTTCCCGACTGTCACCCGATAGGGAATGCCGAGAAGATCAGCATCCTTGAACTTTGATCCTGGACGCTCGTCCCGGTCATCCAGAAGAACTTCCAGACCTGCGGCTTGAAGATCCTGGTAGAGTTTTTCTGCGGCTGCGGTGGTCTCCTCGTTTTTTATGTTCAGATTCAGGACAATGACCTGAACCGGTGCCAAAGGCAGGGGGAAAATGATGCCGTTCTCATCATGATTCTGCTCAATGGCGGCAGCCACCACCCGGCTGATTCCGATACCGTAGCAGCCCATGACCATAGCCTGTTCCTTGCCTTCCTGATCCTGATACACTGCATGCATGGCCTCAGAGTAGTTGGTCCCCAGTTTGAAAATATGACCGACTTCAATGCCCTCGGTTAATTCCAAGGCACCTCGGCAGACAGGGCAGCGATCCTGTTCCGTGATCTGACGGAGATCACCCACAGCAATCGGGGTGAAATCCCTGCCCGGATGAACACCGGTCAGGTGATGTCCTTTTTCATTGGCTCCGGCAACGGCATTGATCATGGTCATAACCTCTTGATCTGCGACCAGCTTGATGGGAATACCAACCGGTCCGATATAGCCCACAGGCAGTTTGGTCAGCTTCCAGACCGTGTCATCTTCAGCCAATTCAACCTCAGCGACATCAAGCAGGTTTTTCAGTTTTACGGATTGCACCTCACGATCCCCGCGCACCAGCACAGCCACCGGTTCGTCATCGGCAAGGTAGATCATGGTCTTGATGACCTCCCTGGGTGTGACCTTGAGGAATTCCGCCACCCGGTCCACCTTTTTCATGCCCGGTGTTTCGACCTTGATGCAGTCCTGTGCTTCGTCTGCCGGGGTATCTTTTGACTCTGTCTCAGCGAGAACCACCTTGGCCTTTTCTACATTGGCAGCATACTCGCATTCCTGACAGATGACCAAAGTGTCTTCTCCTGTATCGGCCAGCACCATGAATTCATGGGAAAAGGATCCGCCAATGCTGCCGGAATCCGCTTCCACAGCACGGAATTCAAGCCCGCAACGTTGAAAAATACGGGTGTACGCATCGCGCATGGTCTGGTAACTTTGATTGGCCGCTTCATCGCTGACGTCAAAGGAGTAGGCATCCTTCATGATAAACTCGCGTCCGCGCATCAGGCCGAAGCGGGGACGGATCTCGTCGCGGAACTTGGTCTGCATCTGATACAGATTCACAGGCAGCTGGCGATAGGAATGCAGCTCGCGGCGGGCGATATCGGTAATAACCTCTTCATGGGTGGGGCCGAGACAGTACTCTCGATTATGTCGATCTTGGAAGCGGAGCAGTTCA includes:
- a CDS encoding cyclic nucleotide-binding domain-containing protein, giving the protein MYRRNAVFVVTEEHSCPLYQVGDECIIRDSTISAGQNKELCVWLVQELLTAMRDSNLLKRRFTHPGARQIKFECGGCTGLVRFEYKKETSYSTLQMNLLEASKKRAKNQLVGKFFGLLREMKLFEPLDDFDLQDLALLMKLEKYPANNILLEAGTVGTHFYVVLSGEVNVVRDDNGVIAELGPGDIFGEMSLLSGESTYSSVHSKTPVELATLKAIEFKRILSLYPVLQVFFYRVLVERVQKNAILAGNITSGMNGELSDINAVELFQLINSGGKTGRIDLVFDECRGRVLFNAGEIVYCKCGEYEGKNAIFYILAKKEGQFAYVKGISEEEKELPVLGGFMGLIMEGLHRIDENEAGEEGRDVL
- a CDS encoding Smr/MutS family protein, whose product is MQLFCEVCGNEVDSGISRCPFCESELKFSPSGRGIPHREVKLKRGMPTVEQALGRLERELEQARKERCRVLTLIHGYGSSGRGGVIREEIREKLQYLKYRGEINDVLDGENFSTGNGPGRNMVRRFPFLRQHSDLNRGNRGITLVIL
- a CDS encoding bifunctional (p)ppGpp synthetase/guanosine-3',5'-bis(diphosphate) 3'-pyrophosphohydrolase — translated: MVDFDELKNTAGEYLSEDDLGNLEDAYTFAVERHRVLLHSSGRSYISHLLNVANTVASMHLDLDTIIASLLHGVLKEGVATPEELEGKFGHDVANIINGTTKITNVRYDSKMAYQAENIRKLFLAMGSDIRVLLVKLADRLHDMLLLHQESEKKQRQLSRETMDLYAPLASRLGIDWLKRELEDLSFQYLFPAEYKELMGHLVSTLGEREKYVDEVIGILRKKLKKNQVIPVRVIGRPKHLYSIYKKLIVQNIPIEQVYDKVAFRIIVNTVKECYEALGTIHGNWTPVPGRIKDFISAPKSNNYQSLHTTVAGPGGHFIEIQIRTEEMDRVAQEGVAAHWAYKEGQKINSRDARLFKDLKKLVKSLQEVEDPGEFLDSVRGELFDPDVYALTPTGEVREMPRGSTPIDFAYAIHTAVGDRCTGARVNGRLVQLKYELQNGDIVEIITSKNQHPKQAWLQLVKTSRARAKIRQWLRREEKEKTLEEGREICERGLKQLGTSLKKLIKSGHIRLLLQELRCNSLDDMLAKTGTGAITFRHLERALLPKELQQQEEQSREEELPEQFVEAGPQQPAPTAKGAVQIDGVDDMLIKISQCCKPVPGDEVIGFITTGVGISVHKADCPSLLATDPTRWVEVNWSSNMQGRHRTELFLRAEDRKNLLADISSLISSDDADVVEFSSRTNAENIAEFRVVLEITDTDHLQKLLIHLQQMPDMIEVRRR
- a CDS encoding proline--tRNA ligase, whose translation is MRYSQMLIRTAKEIPAEAEVISHQLLLRAGCIRKLTSGLYTYLPLGLAAIRKVETIVREEMNRSGAQELLMPMVQPADLWQESGRWVKYGPELLRFQDRHNREYCLGPTHEEVITDIARRELHSYRQLPVNLYQMQTKFRDEIRPRFGLMRGREFIMKDAYSFDVSDEAANQSYQTMRDAYTRIFQRCGLEFRAVEADSGSIGGSFSHEFMVLADTGEDTLVICQECEYAANVEKAKVVLAETESKDTPADEAQDCIKVETPGMKKVDRVAEFLKVTPREVIKTMIYLADDEPVAVLVRGDREVQSVKLKNLLDVAEVELAEDDTVWKLTKLPVGYIGPVGIPIKLVADQEVMTMINAVAGANEKGHHLTGVHPGRDFTPIAVGDLRQITEQDRCPVCRGALELTEGIEVGHIFKLGTNYSEAMHAVYQDQEGKEQAMVMGCYGIGISRVVAAAIEQNHDENGIIFPLPLAPVQVIVLNLNIKNEETTAAAEKLYQDLQAAGLEVLLDDRDERPGSKFKDADLLGIPYRVTVGKTWEKEGQVELRTRRDGTTTLLAYEQAASTITTFIRDELNAL